In Rhodothermus marinus DSM 4252, a single genomic region encodes these proteins:
- a CDS encoding ROK family protein, translating to MAERPLLGGLEAGGTKFVCAVGTGPDDIRALERFPTTTPEETLGRVIDFFRRQPEPIAALGIGSFGPVDPDPGSPTYGYITTTPKPGWAHTDVAGTLRRALNVPVAFDTDVNAAALGEQRWGAGRGLHTFVYLTIGTGIGGGVIVNGRRHHGRQHPEIGHLFIPRLPGDDRPGHCPFHGDCLEGLASGPAIAARWGRPAPELPPNHPAWDEVAQYLAFGLANLILTLSPQRLILGGGVMHQTHLFPRIRRHVAACINGYVALPDLDTFIVPPALGDRAGVLGALALAEEVMSGLKHGIL from the coding sequence ATGGCCGAACGTCCACTCCTGGGAGGCCTCGAAGCCGGCGGCACCAAGTTCGTCTGCGCCGTCGGGACCGGCCCGGACGACATCCGGGCGCTCGAACGCTTTCCCACCACGACGCCCGAGGAAACGCTCGGCCGCGTAATCGACTTTTTCCGGCGCCAGCCCGAGCCGATTGCGGCGCTGGGCATTGGTTCGTTCGGCCCCGTCGATCCCGATCCGGGCTCGCCCACCTACGGCTACATCACAACCACGCCAAAACCCGGCTGGGCGCACACCGATGTGGCGGGCACGCTGCGCCGCGCGCTGAACGTGCCCGTGGCCTTCGACACCGACGTGAACGCCGCCGCGCTGGGCGAGCAACGCTGGGGGGCTGGACGCGGCCTGCACACGTTCGTTTACCTGACGATCGGTACGGGCATCGGCGGCGGGGTCATCGTCAACGGCCGGCGCCACCACGGCCGCCAGCACCCCGAGATCGGCCACCTGTTCATCCCCCGCCTGCCCGGCGACGATCGCCCCGGTCACTGCCCCTTCCATGGCGACTGCCTCGAGGGACTGGCCTCCGGACCGGCCATCGCCGCACGTTGGGGTCGACCGGCCCCCGAGCTACCCCCCAACCATCCGGCCTGGGACGAAGTGGCCCAATACCTGGCCTTCGGGCTGGCCAACCTGATCCTGACACTCTCGCCCCAGCGTCTCATCCTGGGGGGCGGCGTCATGCACCAGACGCACCTGTTTCCGCGCATCCGCCGCCACGTGGCCGCCTGCATCAACGGCTATGTGGCGCTGCCCGACCTCGACACGTTCATCGTCCCGCCGGCGCTCGGCGACCGCGCCGGTGTGCTGGGCGCCCTCGCCCTGGCCGAAGAAGTGATGTCCGGGCTTAAGCACGGAATCCTCTGA
- a CDS encoding acetoin utilization protein AcuC codes for MVPVVYHPDYLTYCFGPEHPFSPVRLEMLWTLLEALGCAPTPIRPPEATRADVLRVHAEDYVARVEAASRGEYVPDAEAFGLDTPDVPVFPDMDRAARILVGGTLHGARLIADGRATTVLQLGGGFHHAHPARASGFCVYNDLSIAIRALTDAGLRVAYIDIDVHHGDGVQAIHYREDTVLTISLHETGQYLFPGTGFIDEIGEGRGQGFSLNVPLQPFTDDESYLEVFERVVPHALVMFRPDVLVVQCGADAHFQDPLADLLLSTRAYEQLFRRLKALADEHTGGRALFTLGGGYDFDATVRVWALLYLVLQDRPFPERLPLSWRIEWEQRLERPLSPTLHDTARPLTLTPERRRQIAQQNLHTARRLMDTLAYYWY; via the coding sequence GTGGTCCCCGTCGTCTATCACCCCGACTACCTGACCTACTGCTTCGGCCCGGAGCACCCGTTCAGCCCGGTGCGCCTGGAAATGCTCTGGACGCTCCTGGAAGCGCTGGGCTGCGCGCCGACGCCGATCCGGCCGCCGGAAGCCACGCGGGCGGACGTGCTCCGCGTGCACGCCGAGGACTACGTGGCGCGCGTCGAGGCGGCCTCGCGCGGCGAATACGTGCCCGATGCCGAGGCGTTCGGCCTCGACACACCCGACGTGCCCGTGTTTCCCGACATGGACCGGGCCGCCCGCATACTGGTAGGCGGCACGCTGCACGGCGCCCGCCTGATCGCCGATGGCCGGGCCACTACCGTGCTCCAGCTCGGCGGTGGCTTTCACCACGCCCACCCGGCCCGCGCCTCGGGCTTCTGCGTCTACAACGACCTGTCCATCGCCATCCGGGCGCTGACCGACGCCGGACTGCGCGTGGCCTACATCGACATCGACGTCCACCACGGCGACGGCGTGCAGGCCATCCACTACCGGGAAGACACGGTGCTGACGATCAGCCTGCACGAAACCGGCCAGTACCTGTTTCCGGGCACAGGCTTCATCGACGAGATCGGCGAGGGCCGCGGCCAGGGCTTTTCGTTGAACGTGCCGCTTCAGCCGTTTACCGACGACGAAAGCTACCTGGAGGTCTTCGAGCGCGTCGTGCCTCACGCGCTCGTGATGTTTCGGCCCGACGTGCTCGTCGTCCAGTGCGGCGCCGACGCCCACTTTCAGGACCCGCTGGCCGACCTGCTGCTCTCGACGCGCGCCTACGAGCAGCTCTTCCGACGCCTGAAAGCGCTGGCCGACGAACATACCGGCGGCCGTGCACTCTTTACGCTGGGCGGCGGCTACGACTTCGACGCCACGGTACGCGTCTGGGCCCTGCTGTATCTGGTCCTGCAGGACCGACCGTTTCCGGAGCGGCTTCCTCTTAGCTGGCGCATCGAATGGGAACAGCGCCTGGAGCGCCCCCTTTCACCCACGCTGCACGACACGGCCCGGCCGCTCACGCTCACGCCCGAACGCCGCCGCCAGATCGCCCAGCAAAACCTGCACACGGCTCGACGCCTCATGGACACCCTCGCCTATTACTGGTACTGA
- a CDS encoding trehalase family glycosidase, with protein sequence MRFRAVWLSVLLLGLVPRLQAQDRVACQVPLPSVERIEAVRAYIRQSWDVLTRSHRDLLAAVQDPKIEHEPGTPWPLYIAATEDSVAVWHRLQQELPDSVLQQIVLRVLPEDPVAHLDEIHPHGLLYLPEPYVVPGGRFNEMYGWDSYFIVVGLLRDGRVDLAKAMTDNHLYQVRHYGKVLNANRTYYLTRSQPPFLSAMVLAVYAHTQDRDWLAAAVPLIERYYAYWTTPPHLAGETGLSRYYDLGEGPAPEVVAGERDAQGRTHYDRVREYYRMHEVTAYDESLYYVAEADSLTPLFYKGDRSMRESGFDPSNRFGPFSVDIIHYAPVGLNALLYRMETDLARIHEILGDTAAAAAWRARAEARRERVDRYLWDSERGLYFDYNFRTGRRSDYVFATTFYPLWVGMASPEQAARVAANLYLLEAPGGLLTSTHISGSQWDAPYGWAPLYLIAVEGLRRYGYDEAADRLTAKFVSMIVEDFERTGVILEKYDVVQRRSDVALRYGYTSNEIGFGWTNAVFAELLAQMD encoded by the coding sequence ATGCGATTTCGAGCCGTCTGGTTATCCGTTCTGCTACTCGGTCTGGTCCCGAGGCTTCAGGCGCAGGATCGGGTCGCCTGTCAGGTGCCGCTGCCTTCGGTCGAGCGCATCGAAGCGGTGCGCGCCTACATCCGCCAGAGTTGGGACGTGCTGACGCGCTCGCACCGCGACCTGCTGGCGGCCGTGCAGGACCCCAAGATCGAACACGAACCCGGCACGCCCTGGCCGCTCTACATCGCCGCCACGGAAGACTCGGTGGCGGTGTGGCATCGGCTTCAGCAGGAATTGCCCGACTCGGTGCTGCAGCAGATCGTGCTGCGTGTGCTGCCCGAAGACCCGGTGGCCCATCTGGATGAAATCCACCCGCACGGCCTGCTCTATCTGCCGGAACCCTACGTGGTGCCGGGCGGACGCTTCAACGAGATGTACGGCTGGGACAGCTACTTCATCGTCGTGGGGCTGCTGCGCGACGGGCGCGTCGACCTGGCGAAGGCCATGACGGACAACCATCTCTACCAGGTGCGCCACTACGGCAAGGTGCTCAACGCCAACCGCACCTACTACCTGACGCGCTCGCAGCCGCCGTTCCTGAGCGCCATGGTGCTGGCCGTTTACGCGCACACGCAGGATCGCGACTGGCTGGCCGCGGCCGTGCCGCTCATCGAGCGCTACTATGCCTACTGGACCACGCCGCCCCATCTGGCCGGCGAGACGGGACTTTCCCGCTACTACGATCTGGGCGAAGGGCCGGCACCCGAAGTGGTGGCCGGCGAGCGCGACGCGCAGGGGCGCACGCACTACGATCGCGTTCGCGAATACTACCGCATGCACGAGGTAACGGCCTACGACGAATCGCTCTACTACGTGGCCGAGGCCGATTCGCTGACGCCGCTTTTCTACAAGGGCGACCGCTCGATGCGTGAGTCGGGCTTCGATCCGTCCAACCGCTTCGGCCCGTTCAGTGTGGACATCATCCACTATGCGCCGGTGGGGCTGAACGCCCTGCTGTACCGGATGGAGACGGACCTGGCCCGCATTCACGAAATCCTGGGCGACACGGCGGCCGCCGCCGCATGGCGCGCCCGGGCCGAGGCGCGGCGCGAACGGGTCGATCGCTACCTGTGGGACTCCGAGCGCGGCCTGTACTTCGACTACAACTTTCGGACGGGGCGTCGCAGCGATTACGTGTTTGCCACCACGTTCTATCCGCTCTGGGTGGGGATGGCCTCGCCCGAGCAGGCGGCCCGCGTGGCGGCCAACCTGTATTTGCTGGAGGCGCCCGGCGGCCTGCTCACCAGCACGCACATCAGCGGGAGCCAGTGGGATGCGCCCTACGGCTGGGCCCCGCTCTACCTGATTGCCGTCGAAGGCCTCCGTCGCTATGGCTACGACGAGGCGGCCGACCGGCTCACGGCCAAGTTCGTTTCGATGATCGTGGAAGACTTCGAGCGAACCGGCGTGATTCTGGAGAAGTACGACGTGGTGCAGCGCCGCTCCGATGTGGCGTTGCGCTACGGCTATACGTCGAACGAGATCGGCTTCGGCTGGACAAACGCCGTCTTTGCCGAACTGCTGGCCCAGATGGATTGA
- a CDS encoding S10 family peptidase produces MQRIAIFILTGWLVAVAAEAQSRRPPIDTTVVTRHTVTVKGQRIPYRAEAGMQPVWDEWGRPIATMFYVYYEREDVQDRARRPLIFSFNGGPGSASVWMHIGYTGPRRVRIDPEGFPIQPYGIEENPYSILDVADIVYVDPVNTGFSRILSDTVDRRQFFGVNEDVTYLADWIAAWVSRHDRWRSPKFLIGESYGTTRVAGLAGALQERHWMYLNGVILVSPTGLGIERDGPVGQALLLPYYAAAAWYHRKLAPELQQRDLEALLPEVEAFTVEEYLPALVRGGFLEPERRREIARRVATYAGLSEEVVLQYNLAVPRNVFWKELLRDEGFTIGRLDSRYRGIDRQAGGERFDHDPALSAWNHAFTPAINYYLREVLGFRTDLEYWIFGPVRPWNREGNETGEQLRRAMAQNPYLHVLVQAGYFDGGTDYFSARYTLWQLDPSGKLRDRLFFKGYRSGHMMYLRDEDLATANDDLRAFIQKALEAARTPARY; encoded by the coding sequence ATGCAGCGCATAGCCATTTTTATCCTGACAGGATGGCTGGTAGCCGTGGCGGCCGAGGCGCAGTCTCGGCGGCCGCCGATCGATACCACGGTGGTCACGCGCCACACGGTCACCGTGAAGGGCCAGCGCATACCCTATCGGGCCGAGGCCGGTATGCAGCCGGTCTGGGACGAATGGGGGCGGCCGATTGCCACAATGTTCTACGTGTACTACGAGCGTGAGGACGTGCAGGACCGCGCCCGAAGGCCTCTGATCTTCTCGTTCAACGGCGGGCCTGGCTCGGCTTCGGTCTGGATGCACATCGGCTACACCGGCCCGCGCCGCGTGCGTATCGACCCGGAGGGTTTCCCGATTCAGCCTTACGGCATTGAGGAAAACCCGTATTCCATTCTGGATGTGGCCGACATCGTCTACGTGGACCCCGTCAACACGGGCTTTTCGCGCATTCTGAGCGACACGGTGGACCGGCGGCAATTCTTCGGGGTGAACGAGGACGTGACCTACCTGGCCGACTGGATTGCCGCCTGGGTGAGTCGGCACGACCGCTGGCGCTCGCCCAAGTTCCTGATCGGCGAAAGCTATGGCACGACCCGCGTGGCCGGGCTGGCCGGGGCCTTGCAGGAACGCCACTGGATGTACCTGAACGGCGTCATTCTGGTCTCGCCCACCGGTCTGGGCATCGAGCGGGATGGGCCGGTAGGCCAGGCGCTGCTGCTGCCTTACTACGCCGCGGCCGCCTGGTACCACCGCAAGCTGGCGCCCGAGCTGCAACAGCGGGATCTGGAGGCGCTGCTGCCCGAGGTGGAGGCGTTCACCGTAGAGGAATACCTGCCCGCGCTGGTACGGGGTGGTTTTCTGGAGCCGGAACGCCGTCGCGAGATCGCCCGTCGCGTGGCCACCTATGCGGGCCTCTCCGAAGAGGTGGTGCTTCAGTACAACCTGGCCGTGCCGCGCAACGTCTTCTGGAAGGAGTTGCTGCGCGATGAAGGGTTCACCATCGGCCGGCTGGACTCGCGCTACCGGGGCATCGACCGCCAGGCCGGTGGCGAACGCTTTGACCACGATCCGGCGCTCAGCGCCTGGAATCATGCCTTCACGCCGGCCATCAACTACTACCTGCGCGAGGTGCTGGGCTTCCGCACCGATCTGGAATACTGGATCTTCGGGCCCGTGCGTCCCTGGAACCGTGAGGGGAACGAGACCGGCGAGCAGCTCCGGCGCGCCATGGCACAGAACCCTTATCTGCACGTGCTGGTGCAGGCCGGCTACTTCGACGGGGGGACCGACTACTTTTCGGCCAGGTACACGCTCTGGCAACTGGATCCGAGCGGCAAGCTGCGCGACCGGCTCTTCTTCAAGGGCTATCGCAGCGGTCACATGATGTATCTGCGCGACGAAGATCTGGCCACGGCCAACGACGACCTGCGCGCGTTCATTCAGAAAGCCCTGGAAGCCGCCCGGACGCCAGCGCGTTACTGA
- a CDS encoding type 1 glutamine amidotransferase domain-containing protein, whose protein sequence is MGRVLFVVTNHSELGSTGQKTGYYLSEVAHPFHVLHEAGYEIDFVSPKGGKAPMDPKSYKLDDPINKAFWETHGKRLDETLAPEQVDPSRYVAIFYAGGHGTMWDFPESEAIARIAASIYERGGAIGAVCHGPSGLIPIKLSNGRPLVEGRRINSFTNEEEQAVQLDKIVPFLLETRLKELGAIHVSVKNFAAHVEVDDRIVTGQNPASAEGVGRALVEVLNRLSVPA, encoded by the coding sequence ATGGGACGCGTTCTGTTCGTCGTTACGAATCATAGCGAGCTGGGTAGCACGGGGCAGAAGACGGGCTATTATCTGTCGGAGGTGGCCCACCCGTTCCACGTGCTGCACGAGGCCGGCTACGAGATCGACTTCGTCAGCCCGAAGGGCGGCAAGGCCCCCATGGATCCGAAGAGCTACAAGCTGGACGACCCGATCAACAAGGCCTTCTGGGAAACGCACGGCAAGCGGCTGGATGAGACGCTGGCGCCCGAACAGGTCGATCCGTCCCGTTACGTGGCGATCTTCTACGCGGGCGGACACGGCACGATGTGGGACTTTCCCGAAAGCGAGGCGATCGCCCGCATCGCGGCCAGCATCTACGAACGGGGTGGCGCCATCGGCGCCGTGTGCCATGGGCCGTCCGGCCTGATCCCGATCAAGCTCTCCAACGGGCGGCCGCTCGTCGAAGGGCGCCGGATCAACTCGTTCACGAACGAAGAGGAGCAGGCCGTCCAGCTGGACAAGATCGTGCCCTTCCTGCTGGAGACGCGCCTGAAGGAGCTGGGCGCCATCCATGTGTCGGTGAAGAACTTCGCCGCTCACGTGGAGGTGGACGATCGAATCGTGACGGGCCAGAATCCAGCCTCGGCCGAAGGGGTGGGCCGCGCGCTCGTCGAAGTCCTGAATCGCCTGAGCGTGCCGGCCTGA
- a CDS encoding cold-shock protein — translation MAQRGRVKWFNIDKGYGFIEPNDGSKDVFVHRNNVPGLGWDEGLREGEEVSYEVERTPKGLSAMNVERLSRSSELF, via the coding sequence ATGGCTCAACGAGGACGCGTCAAGTGGTTCAACATCGACAAAGGCTACGGCTTTATCGAACCCAATGACGGCAGCAAGGACGTATTCGTCCACCGCAACAACGTGCCCGGCCTTGGCTGGGACGAAGGGCTTCGCGAAGGCGAAGAGGTTTCCTACGAGGTCGAGCGCACGCCCAAAGGGCTCAGCGCGATGAACGTCGAACGCCTCTCGCGGTCGTCCGAACTGTTCTAA
- a CDS encoding sulfite exporter TauE/SafE family protein, which produces MQLTYLLLLLGIGLLGGFLAGLVGVGGGIVFAPVLFFYFQAIGVPASVVTPLTLGTSLFCTLLASLSSAWFQYRRQAVVPAVALGAGLFSALAITLTTRYVTTQPWYNGTAFRLVFGLVLLSVALRMLRGEAHNPGTTPTFRLRWPVLAGAGTVAGAVAAAAGVGGGIILVPLYHRLLGLPMHRAVGTSSATIVLISLVGILSYALSSPAASPGMPTLGHVDVLHGLLLAVPATISARFGVQTAHRLRTVWLRRIFAVLALFIAGRLLLQALSQIW; this is translated from the coding sequence ATGCAACTGACTTACCTGCTGCTTCTGCTGGGTATCGGGCTGCTGGGCGGTTTCCTGGCGGGCCTGGTCGGCGTCGGCGGCGGGATCGTCTTTGCCCCCGTACTTTTCTTTTACTTCCAGGCCATCGGCGTCCCGGCGTCGGTGGTCACACCACTGACGCTGGGAACCAGTCTGTTCTGCACGTTGCTGGCCTCGCTCAGCAGCGCCTGGTTTCAGTACCGGCGACAGGCCGTCGTGCCCGCCGTAGCGCTCGGGGCCGGGTTGTTCAGCGCGCTGGCCATCACGCTCACCACGCGCTACGTCACCACCCAGCCCTGGTACAACGGGACGGCCTTCCGGCTGGTCTTCGGCCTGGTGCTGCTGTCGGTCGCGCTGCGCATGCTGCGCGGTGAGGCACATAATCCGGGCACCACGCCCACCTTTCGCCTGCGCTGGCCCGTGCTGGCGGGCGCCGGCACGGTGGCCGGCGCCGTGGCCGCCGCGGCCGGCGTGGGCGGCGGTATCATCCTCGTGCCCCTCTACCATCGGCTGCTGGGCCTCCCCATGCACCGAGCAGTCGGGACCTCCAGCGCCACGATCGTGCTGATCTCGCTGGTGGGGATCCTGAGCTACGCGCTCTCGTCGCCCGCCGCTTCGCCTGGCATGCCCACCCTGGGGCATGTGGACGTGCTGCACGGATTGCTGCTGGCCGTGCCCGCTACCATCAGCGCCCGCTTCGGCGTGCAGACCGCCCACCGCCTCCGTACCGTCTGGCTCCGCCGCATCTTCGCCGTACTGGCCCTCTTCATCGCCGGCCGCCTGCTCCTGCAGGCTTTGAGCCAGATCTGGTAA
- a CDS encoding zinc-dependent alcohol dehydrogenase family protein, giving the protein MRAMVLEAPGRPLVLRELPVPAPGPGEVLLRVEACGVCRTDLHIVDGELPEPKLPLIPGHQIVGRVVRLGEGVTRFREGDRVGVPWLAETCGTCRYCRRGQENLCPNACFTGYTRDGGFAEFTTALADYCYSLPDDVYDAPHAAPLLCAGLIGYRTYRLAGPHVERLGLYGFGAAAHLIIQVAVARGQQVYAFTRPGDTAAQDFARKLGAVWAGASTERPPEPLDAALIFAPVGALVVEALRSVDKGGVVVCGGIHMSDIPSFPYRLLWEERVIRSVANLTRQDGEEFLKLAPTIPVRTEVTCFPLEEANEALRRLREGQLQGAAVLVMG; this is encoded by the coding sequence ATGCGGGCCATGGTGCTGGAGGCCCCCGGACGCCCGCTCGTGCTTCGCGAACTGCCCGTGCCCGCACCCGGCCCGGGCGAAGTGTTGCTTCGGGTGGAAGCGTGCGGCGTGTGCCGTACCGATCTGCACATCGTGGATGGCGAGTTGCCCGAGCCCAAGCTGCCGCTGATCCCGGGCCACCAGATTGTGGGGCGGGTGGTGCGATTGGGTGAAGGCGTGACCCGCTTTCGGGAGGGCGACCGCGTGGGCGTGCCCTGGCTGGCCGAAACATGCGGAACGTGCCGCTACTGCCGTCGCGGCCAGGAGAACCTGTGTCCGAACGCCTGCTTCACCGGCTACACGCGCGACGGTGGCTTTGCCGAGTTCACCACGGCTCTTGCCGACTACTGCTATTCACTCCCCGACGACGTGTACGACGCGCCGCACGCGGCACCGCTGCTGTGTGCCGGGTTGATCGGCTACCGCACCTACCGGCTGGCCGGACCGCACGTCGAGCGCCTGGGTCTGTACGGCTTTGGCGCGGCCGCGCATCTGATCATCCAGGTGGCCGTGGCCCGCGGCCAGCAGGTCTACGCATTCACCCGGCCTGGCGACACGGCCGCGCAGGATTTTGCCCGAAAACTGGGAGCCGTCTGGGCCGGTGCCTCGACGGAGCGTCCGCCGGAGCCGCTCGATGCCGCGTTGATCTTCGCACCGGTAGGGGCGCTGGTGGTCGAGGCGTTGCGCTCGGTGGATAAGGGCGGCGTGGTGGTGTGCGGCGGGATCCACATGAGCGACATCCCTTCGTTTCCCTATCGGCTCCTCTGGGAGGAGCGCGTCATTCGCTCGGTGGCCAACCTGACGCGCCAGGACGGTGAGGAATTTCTGAAGCTGGCGCCCACCATTCCCGTACGTACCGAGGTCACGTGTTTCCCGCTGGAAGAGGCCAACGAGGCGCTTCGGCGACTCCGCGAAGGCCAGCTCCAGGGCGCCGCCGTGCTGGTGATGGGATAG
- a CDS encoding GlsB/YeaQ/YmgE family stress response membrane protein — protein sequence MGILSWIVMGLLAGALAKWIMPGKDPGGIIVTILIGIVGALIGGFLAGLLGIGEGRAVDFDLGSLILAVIGALILLWLYRKVAGRPA from the coding sequence ATGGGCATTTTATCCTGGATTGTGATGGGCTTGCTGGCAGGCGCGCTGGCGAAATGGATCATGCCGGGCAAAGACCCGGGCGGTATCATCGTAACCATTCTCATTGGCATTGTCGGGGCCCTGATCGGCGGCTTCCTGGCCGGGCTGCTGGGTATCGGAGAGGGGCGGGCCGTCGATTTTGACCTGGGTAGTCTGATTCTGGCCGTAATCGGAGCGTTGATTTTGCTCTGGCTTTATCGCAAGGTTGCAGGCCGTCCCGCCTGA
- a CDS encoding CBS and ACT domain-containing protein, translating into MLVQDVMQRPVQTIAPDATLAAAYRLMQEHAIRHLPVVDEGRLVGIVTDRDLRLATSALHPHPFPPDARVASVMQRRVVTAAPLDPVEEAARLMRMRRIGCLPVLDGDELVGIVTVTDLLEALLRLSGADRPSGRIEVRLAHTPGRLAALASAVAAHHVNILSVLSYPESSEWLRVVLRVDTNRTHPLADALRQEGFEVIWPPHKPWSPSSITPTT; encoded by the coding sequence ATGCTGGTGCAGGACGTCATGCAGCGTCCGGTGCAGACGATCGCACCGGACGCCACGCTCGCGGCCGCCTATCGGCTGATGCAGGAGCATGCCATCCGCCACCTGCCCGTCGTCGACGAAGGGCGTCTGGTGGGCATCGTCACCGACCGGGATCTGCGCCTGGCCACCAGTGCGCTGCACCCCCATCCGTTTCCACCGGATGCCCGGGTCGCCTCGGTCATGCAGCGGCGCGTCGTCACCGCCGCACCGCTCGATCCGGTGGAAGAAGCGGCTCGCCTGATGCGCATGCGCCGCATCGGTTGCCTGCCCGTACTCGACGGCGACGAACTGGTGGGCATCGTTACCGTAACCGACCTGCTCGAGGCGCTGCTGCGCCTGAGCGGCGCCGACCGCCCCAGCGGCCGGATCGAAGTGCGCCTGGCACACACGCCCGGTCGCCTGGCCGCGCTGGCCTCGGCTGTGGCCGCCCACCACGTGAACATCCTTTCCGTGCTCTCCTACCCGGAATCTTCCGAATGGCTGCGCGTGGTGCTGCGCGTCGATACGAATCGGACGCACCCGCTGGCCGACGCGCTCCGACAGGAAGGCTTCGAAGTCATCTGGCCCCCGCACAAACCGTGGTCCCCGTCGTCTATCACCCCGACTACCTGA
- a CDS encoding class I SAM-dependent methyltransferase, producing the protein MNRRAHWERIYATQPVERVGWYRPHLDTSLTWIQELNLPRRARILDVGGGASTLVDDLLTLGFEDITVLDLSATALAHARARLGARADRVTWMEADITEAALPEAAYDLWHDRAVFHFLTEPDDRAHYLERLRRALRPGGFLILATFSPEAPPTCSGLPVVRYDLETLVRTIGPGFHLVRHGREHHVTPGGIAQPYLYTCFQRNEEEKP; encoded by the coding sequence ATGAACCGCCGGGCGCACTGGGAACGCATTTACGCGACGCAGCCTGTCGAACGGGTGGGCTGGTACCGGCCACACCTCGACACATCGCTGACCTGGATTCAGGAGCTGAACCTGCCCCGCAGGGCCCGCATTCTGGACGTGGGGGGCGGGGCTTCGACACTGGTGGACGACCTGCTGACGCTGGGCTTCGAGGACATCACCGTGCTGGATCTCTCGGCCACGGCGCTGGCGCATGCCCGGGCGCGACTGGGCGCACGGGCCGACCGCGTCACCTGGATGGAAGCCGACATCACTGAAGCGGCGCTCCCGGAAGCCGCCTATGACCTGTGGCACGACCGGGCCGTGTTTCATTTTCTGACGGAGCCGGACGACCGTGCCCACTACCTCGAACGACTTCGGCGGGCGCTCCGCCCCGGTGGATTTCTGATCCTGGCGACGTTCTCGCCCGAGGCGCCACCTACGTGCAGCGGCCTGCCGGTGGTACGCTACGATCTGGAAACACTGGTGCGTACGATAGGTCCGGGCTTCCACCTGGTGCGCCACGGCCGAGAGCATCACGTCACGCCTGGAGGCATCGCTCAGCCGTACCTGTACACCTGCTTTCAACGCAACGAGGAAGAAAAGCCATGA
- a CDS encoding septal ring lytic transglycosylase RlpA family protein: MRHARLLFWGLWIGLLALVAGRMPASEARRGPGPDTLQVALYVAEGRASYYGTRWAGQRTASGEAFDPEALTAAHPTLPFGARVRVTNLRNGRSVVVRINDRGPHVPGRIIDVSYAAARALGMVRSGTVPVRIEWLPETAVD, from the coding sequence ATGCGGCACGCACGGCTGCTTTTCTGGGGACTCTGGATCGGCTTGCTGGCGCTGGTGGCCGGGCGCATGCCGGCTTCGGAAGCGCGGCGTGGGCCGGGCCCGGATACGCTGCAGGTAGCGCTTTATGTGGCGGAAGGTCGGGCCAGCTACTATGGGACGCGATGGGCCGGGCAGCGAACGGCCAGCGGCGAGGCGTTCGATCCCGAGGCGCTGACGGCCGCGCATCCCACGTTGCCTTTTGGCGCACGCGTGCGTGTGACCAATCTCCGGAATGGCCGCTCCGTGGTGGTGCGCATCAACGATCGGGGCCCGCACGTCCCGGGCCGGATTATCGACGTGTCGTATGCCGCCGCCCGTGCCCTGGGGATGGTGCGCAGTGGGACGGTGCCCGTGCGGATCGAGTGGTTGCCAGAGACGGCCGTGGATTAG